The sequence below is a genomic window from Thioclava nitratireducens.
GCATCCTGTCCTCCGTTCTTGAGCGATTCGAAGATGACTTCGGCAAGGCCGATCCCCCCCGCGTCGACCATGGCCTTCGACTGTTCGGCTCTTAAGAAAGATGCGAATTGCGCTTCCCCGATGCCGCCGCCGAAAGCGCCGTCGTCAGCCTGCAGTCCGGCCTCTTTCAACATTTCCGAAAGGAAACCAGCTTCGAGCGCCTTGGCTTTCGCGAAAAGTTTGGCGTCTTGCGGCGAAAGGACCGGGGCACGCGGCCCTGGTGACATGGTCGGGCGAAGCATCGAACTCTCCAAGTGCGGATAATTTTCTGCACTCTGCCAGTCGGGCGTAAAGAATCGGTAAGTTCCTGCCGCGATAGTGGTTTCGACACAGACAGAGGTCGTGAGGACCATGATTCCCTTTCCGATGCCAGAAATACCGAAAGGCTTGGGCAGCCAAATCAAGTCAGCGACCGTCAATACCCGGGCGGATGAAGCGCCGAGCGGGGATTTCGCGCTCGTGGCCGAGGCAGCGGCGCCTACTACCGACGAAGCTCGTAATACGGGCGCGGCCGCATCAAAGGAGAGCGGCGCAGGATCAGAGGACGATCAGTCCGC
It includes:
- a CDS encoding rod-binding protein produces the protein MVLTTSVCVETTIAAGTYRFFTPDWQSAENYPHLESSMLRPTMSPGPRAPVLSPQDAKLFAKAKALEAGFLSEMLKEAGLQADDGAFGGGIGEAQFASFLRAEQSKAMVDAGGIGLAEVIFESLKNGGQDA